The following coding sequences are from one Enterococcus sp. 4G2_DIV0659 window:
- a CDS encoding 5-formyltetrahydrofolate cyclo-ligase: MEKVRLRKLGLENLKWLHAHPSLKIEKEHCISQALFADQSWQNAQIIAITKSMSFEFNTQLLCEKGWEEGKQMLMPTTGTNGTLQFHKVVPETLFQKTTFGVEEPVGEPSVSVKTIDLLIVPGIVFTREGFRIGFGGGYYDRFLQKYQGETCSLVFSEQIQENWQVEPFDLPVKQLFIS, encoded by the coding sequence ATGGAAAAAGTGCGTTTAAGAAAACTTGGGTTAGAAAATTTGAAATGGCTTCATGCACATCCGTCTCTTAAAATAGAAAAAGAACATTGTATCAGTCAGGCACTTTTTGCCGATCAATCTTGGCAGAATGCTCAAATAATAGCCATTACAAAATCTATGTCTTTTGAATTTAATACCCAGCTTTTATGTGAAAAAGGCTGGGAAGAAGGCAAACAGATGTTAATGCCGACAACAGGGACAAATGGCACATTGCAGTTTCATAAAGTAGTGCCGGAAACCCTCTTTCAAAAGACCACATTTGGCGTGGAAGAGCCAGTAGGTGAACCAAGTGTATCTGTTAAAACAATCGATTTGTTGATTGTACCAGGTATTGTGTTTACACGAGAGGGATTTCGGATTGGTTTTGGGGGAGGCTATTATGATCGTTTTCTTCAAAAGTATCAGGGGGAAACATGTAGTTTGGTATTCAGTGAACAGATTCAAGAAAATTGGCAGGTAGAGCCTTTTGATTTACCTGTAAAACAATTATTTATCAGCTAG
- a CDS encoding T7SS effector LXG polymorphic toxin: MGLIYSSSDSAQLISALKKNLQSGKEASEQLKAGSQKVIAAVDGKTLSGAAYTAGKGLFSELVLPTISKVTSAMSTIEQELQTYTSADQNISSEGTLDEDKLNQQIATKKAMKASVDASAAVVRSLSRNNPVAKVLDGLLDVQNKLNRMSNTFEEDIRELQKKLEKLHQFFSQTNSLFASSLNDMKIAMQGVMVLNNTVVNSDGTYQLPAGVDSSWFNQLKEKKQLDALNEDKQPDVGDREYKLIDLGYGKMWLWVEKGKNFATAADIDVTLAYNKWLSQMIDKYGLSFIQGDRPKGIDELFYEQNATLIKELKTGIDSVTGKKLTTMEMIGKASLLANGMITIGVMAKGVVNVGKVKNATPRNAGKKAGGANQKVISELESPVLDGQRVGSGAKVDDVKPIWGKDSKGKPVIEKEFPHVPKEHGFPDIVDNYPSGANEFPLVGGDGVNRRFFQIEGSHNGKTGVFEWIIEPNGNISHRRFIDGGVLTGKPNQVPKK, translated from the coding sequence TTGGGATTAATTTATTCTAGCTCAGACTCAGCACAATTAATCAGCGCCTTAAAAAAGAACCTCCAAAGTGGAAAAGAAGCTTCTGAACAATTAAAAGCTGGCAGTCAAAAAGTGATTGCAGCCGTAGATGGGAAAACCCTCTCTGGTGCTGCTTATACCGCAGGAAAAGGCCTTTTTAGTGAGTTAGTTTTACCAACAATCAGCAAAGTAACGTCAGCGATGAGCACTATCGAACAAGAGCTACAAACATATACAAGCGCTGATCAGAACATATCAAGTGAAGGAACATTGGATGAAGATAAACTGAATCAACAAATTGCTACAAAAAAAGCAATGAAAGCGTCCGTTGATGCTTCTGCAGCAGTAGTTAGATCGTTGTCGAGAAATAATCCTGTTGCGAAAGTCTTAGATGGCTTATTAGACGTTCAAAACAAACTGAATCGTATGTCCAATACGTTTGAAGAGGATATCCGAGAATTACAAAAGAAGCTAGAAAAACTCCATCAATTCTTTTCACAAACCAACAGTCTATTTGCCAGTAGCTTAAATGATATGAAGATTGCCATGCAGGGTGTCATGGTACTAAATAATACAGTCGTCAATAGTGATGGTACGTATCAATTACCTGCAGGAGTTGATAGTAGCTGGTTTAATCAATTAAAAGAAAAGAAGCAACTTGATGCGCTTAATGAGGATAAACAACCAGATGTAGGCGATCGAGAATACAAACTAATTGATTTAGGATATGGTAAAATGTGGCTATGGGTGGAAAAAGGAAAGAATTTCGCCACCGCAGCAGATATCGATGTCACCTTAGCCTATAATAAGTGGCTTAGTCAAATGATTGATAAATATGGCTTAAGTTTCATTCAAGGCGATCGTCCAAAAGGGATAGACGAATTATTCTATGAACAAAATGCGACCCTGATAAAAGAATTAAAAACGGGAATTGATAGTGTAACAGGAAAGAAATTAACAACAATGGAAATGATTGGAAAAGCTTCCTTGTTAGCGAATGGCATGATTACGATCGGTGTGATGGCCAAAGGTGTAGTGAATGTAGGGAAAGTCAAAAATGCGACGCCTAGAAATGCTGGTAAGAAAGCTGGTGGGGCTAATCAAAAAGTTATTTCTGAACTTGAGAGTCCTGTGTTAGATGGTCAACGAGTAGGAAGTGGAGCAAAAGTTGATGATGTAAAACCAATTTGGGGAAAAGACTCAAAAGGAAAACCAGTAATAGAAAAAGAATTTCCGCATGTTCCAAAAGAACATGGATTTCCTGATATTGTTGATAATTATCCAAGTGGTGCAAATGAGTTTCCTTTGGTTGGTGGAGATGGAGTTAATAGACGATTTTTCCAAATTGAAGGAAGTCACAATGGAAAAACAGGTGTTTTTGAATGGATTATTGAGCCTAATGGTAATATAAGCCATCGAAGGTTTATAGATGGTGGAGTGTTAACTGGGAAACCAAATCAAGTACCTAAAAAATAG
- a CDS encoding rhodanese-like domain-containing protein, whose protein sequence is MNVLWTINIILLAILLAMGANELYLRIMAKRSAKVITEDEFKEGMRKAQIIDVREKDSFDAGHILGARNMPYTTIKTTLNSIRKDQPVYLYDQKKSLSIRTANQLRKNGYKDLYILKGGYDGWTGKTKKKNM, encoded by the coding sequence ATGAACGTTTTATGGACGATTAACATTATTTTATTAGCAATTTTATTAGCAATGGGGGCAAATGAGCTATATCTTCGCATTATGGCAAAACGTTCGGCTAAGGTAATCACAGAGGACGAATTTAAAGAAGGCATGCGAAAAGCTCAAATTATTGACGTTCGCGAAAAAGACTCTTTTGATGCAGGTCACATTCTTGGTGCGCGCAATATGCCGTACACAACAATTAAAACGACCTTGAATTCTATTCGTAAAGATCAGCCGGTTTACCTTTATGATCAAAAAAAATCATTAAGTATTCGTACGGCAAATCAATTACGCAAAAATGGCTACAAAGATCTTTATATCCTAAAAGGTGGATATGATGGTTGGACTGGTAAGACGAAAAAGAAAAACATGTAA
- a CDS encoding YqgQ family protein, which translates to METLYDVQQLFKQFGIYIYVGARIYDIELMMIELKNIYEGHLIDRDTYLHARSVLQREHRIEESRATEKGTE; encoded by the coding sequence ATGGAAACGTTATACGATGTACAGCAGTTATTTAAACAATTCGGCATTTACATTTATGTAGGTGCCAGAATTTATGATATCGAGTTGATGATGATTGAATTAAAAAATATTTATGAAGGTCACTTGATTGATAGAGACACCTATCTCCACGCAAGAAGTGTTTTGCAACGAGAGCATCGAATTGAAGAAAGCAGAGCAACTGAGAAAGGAACCGAGTAA
- a CDS encoding helix-turn-helix transcriptional regulator, with product MDVGKTIRFFRKQLNFRQKELVSKHMETSSISRIEKGEQSLKVEALVEILNTMSLTTEEFFAKCLMDDSRDKWRVLFYSCTENPKDGVAKRELLEYYEAIKTKAKARTLKELSNYFSIKLYFSRIWAEVDSITEQELDDTFNYLLAKKYYQQYDYMIINNIILLMKDDQQEYLISKIIPIKDEEFRNTEVKRYARSTLVNIITSKIYKKDFIQAKEYLSKAENFDKSSADYSFTLNIEYLKNLLGYLITGEAVYMKNIHTYIYMLEFVGDRQTLEAVKKK from the coding sequence ATGGATGTAGGAAAAACAATTCGTTTTTTTAGAAAACAGTTAAATTTTAGACAAAAAGAATTGGTTAGTAAGCACATGGAAACTTCTTCAATATCACGTATTGAAAAAGGAGAACAATCTCTTAAAGTAGAGGCATTAGTTGAAATTTTGAATACAATGTCTTTAACCACAGAAGAGTTTTTTGCAAAGTGCTTGATGGATGATTCCCGAGATAAGTGGAGAGTTCTCTTTTACAGCTGTACGGAAAATCCAAAAGATGGTGTAGCAAAGAGAGAATTGTTAGAATACTATGAAGCTATAAAAACAAAAGCTAAAGCACGGACTTTGAAAGAGTTATCAAACTATTTTAGTATTAAACTGTATTTTTCCAGAATTTGGGCAGAAGTTGATTCTATTACAGAGCAAGAACTAGATGATACATTCAACTATTTATTAGCTAAAAAGTATTATCAACAGTACGATTATATGATAATAAATAATATAATTTTACTTATGAAGGATGACCAACAGGAGTATTTGATTTCTAAAATAATTCCTATTAAAGATGAAGAATTTAGAAATACTGAAGTAAAAAGATATGCGCGTAGTACCCTTGTAAATATAATAACCTCAAAAATATATAAAAAAGATTTTATTCAAGCAAAAGAATATTTGAGTAAAGCAGAAAATTTCGATAAATCTAGTGCTGATTACAGCTTTACATTAAATATTGAGTATCTGAAAAATTTACTGGGGTATCTGATAACAGGTGAAGCAGTTTATATGAAAAATATTCATACTTATATTTATATGCTTGAGTTTGTTGGAGATAGACAAACACTGGAAGCTGTAAAAAAGAAGTGA
- a CDS encoding FAD/NAD(P)-binding protein, whose amino-acid sequence MKIAIVGGGPRGLSVLERIVEWSRDEQVVQITMFDPFGPGGKVWREDQSMSLLMNSVASHVTLFTDETLSTKGPIAKGPNLYEWSQNEAIPFIKKSNVENRFPFLIECGKLGPNDHCSRALYGLYQKWFYEYIQTRMTEQTSVKFFKDTVRAVKKHDNKFLVYTKAVEITVDKVVLALGHQENELTGQEKELAAYASEHRLFYSSPKNAADAYLEAITEQSSVIIRGLGLVFFDYLTLLTRERGGAFENKNGALVYHPSGKEPKIFAGSGRGFPYHARGANQKGYGEEYQPRFLKEKWLNRIKRKEHFSAEQFFTVLKKEIEFAYYFALVKERYPKINQVRFSEEFIRTKGDTSVLAKYGIKETEYWDWSIVQNPDQEVDDNESFQSFISDYLKWDFKEAEKGNLLGPFSAALDSLKDLRDEVRFTLEQKLFSDEEYKEWLWDWFTPLNAFLSIGPPLERTAELIALINAGVITLIGSEMSIDTQSGVFLAYSKKNPSKKYQGHFLIEARLSKVANQFSLNPLTQQLLRDGLAELHQLALASGEYYQTGALLVDQKTNQLQTKQGKKSNGLFCYGIPTEGVHWLTAATARPGTDPWNLRQADLIARTIFDD is encoded by the coding sequence ATGAAAATTGCGATTGTTGGCGGCGGACCTAGAGGACTTTCGGTATTAGAGCGTATCGTTGAATGGTCTAGGGATGAACAAGTAGTACAAATTACCATGTTTGATCCCTTTGGACCAGGAGGTAAAGTTTGGCGGGAAGATCAATCGATGTCATTACTGATGAATTCAGTAGCTTCACACGTCACTTTATTCACAGACGAAACATTAAGTACAAAAGGACCGATCGCTAAAGGCCCTAACTTATACGAATGGTCACAAAATGAAGCCATCCCTTTTATCAAAAAAAGCAATGTTGAAAATCGTTTCCCCTTTTTAATTGAATGTGGAAAACTAGGACCGAATGATCATTGTTCCAGAGCATTATATGGGTTATACCAAAAATGGTTTTACGAATATATTCAGACACGTATGACAGAACAAACATCGGTCAAATTTTTCAAAGATACTGTACGGGCAGTGAAAAAACATGATAATAAGTTTCTTGTTTATACGAAAGCAGTAGAAATAACGGTTGATAAAGTAGTTTTAGCCTTAGGGCATCAAGAGAATGAATTGACTGGACAAGAAAAAGAGTTAGCTGCATATGCAAGTGAACATCGATTGTTTTATTCATCACCCAAAAATGCGGCAGATGCCTATTTGGAAGCAATTACGGAACAATCATCAGTTATCATTCGAGGGCTTGGGCTTGTCTTTTTTGATTACCTTACGTTACTGACCCGTGAGCGTGGCGGGGCTTTTGAAAATAAGAATGGTGCATTAGTTTATCATCCTTCCGGAAAAGAGCCTAAAATCTTTGCTGGTTCAGGACGAGGATTTCCTTATCATGCTAGAGGAGCGAATCAAAAAGGATATGGTGAAGAATATCAGCCTCGTTTTTTGAAAGAAAAATGGTTGAACAGAATAAAAAGAAAAGAGCATTTTTCTGCTGAACAGTTCTTCACTGTTTTAAAAAAGGAAATTGAATTTGCTTATTATTTCGCCTTGGTTAAAGAGCGCTATCCTAAAATCAATCAAGTGCGTTTTAGTGAAGAGTTTATACGAACCAAAGGAGATACCAGCGTTTTAGCTAAATATGGAATCAAGGAAACAGAGTATTGGGATTGGTCAATTGTTCAAAATCCAGACCAAGAAGTAGACGATAATGAATCCTTTCAATCATTTATTAGTGACTATTTAAAATGGGATTTTAAAGAAGCAGAAAAAGGGAACTTATTGGGGCCTTTTAGTGCAGCTTTAGACAGCTTAAAAGATTTGCGTGATGAAGTCCGTTTTACGTTAGAACAAAAATTATTTTCTGATGAGGAATATAAAGAATGGTTGTGGGACTGGTTCACCCCATTAAATGCTTTCTTATCAATTGGTCCCCCGTTGGAGCGAACGGCTGAATTAATTGCATTGATAAATGCTGGTGTTATAACCTTGATTGGATCAGAGATGAGTATTGACACACAATCAGGAGTATTTCTTGCATACTCGAAAAAAAATCCTTCTAAAAAATATCAGGGTCATTTTTTGATTGAAGCAAGATTATCTAAAGTGGCGAATCAATTTAGCTTAAATCCGTTAACTCAGCAACTTTTACGAGATGGCCTAGCTGAGTTGCATCAGTTGGCATTAGCTTCAGGGGAATACTATCAAACAGGGGCTTTATTAGTTGACCAAAAAACAAATCAACTCCAAACAAAACAGGGAAAGAAAAGCAATGGATTATTTTGTTATGGAATTCCAACAGAAGGAGTTCATTGGCTAACGGCAGCTACTGCTAGACCAGGAACAGATCCGTGGAATTTACGTCAAGCAGATTTGATTGCTCGAACTATTTTTGACGATTGA
- a CDS encoding helix-turn-helix transcriptional regulator yields MKNENKVQEVRSQKNISQKELADRVNVSIQTIQSIEKGKYKPSDSLALNIASSLDKQVTDIFR; encoded by the coding sequence ATGAAAAACGAAAATAAGGTGCAAGAAGTTAGAAGTCAAAAAAATATTTCTCAAAAAGAGCTTGCTGATAGAGTAAATGTTTCTATTCAAACCATTCAAAGCATAGAGAAGGGAAAGTATAAACCATCGGACTCTTTAGCTCTGAATATTGCCAGTTCACTTGATAAGCAGGTCACGGATATTTTTCGATAA
- a CDS encoding ROK family glucokinase — protein sequence MDKKLIGIDLGGTTIKFAILTKNGDVQQKWSIETNVSDEGRYIVPDIIESINHRLSLYEMKHEDFIGIGMGTPGSVDIEKGTVVGAYNLNWTKKQKVKAQIEEATGIPFVLDNDANVAALGERWKGAGENNPDVVFITLGTGVGGGIIAEGNLLHGVNGCAGEIGHVTVDPGGFECTCGKRGCLETISSATGVVRVARHMSEEYAGDSKLKQAIDDGQDVSSKDIFESAQADDPFALMVVERVCYFLGLAVGNIGNTLNPSSIVIGGGVSAAGEFLRSRVQKYFEEFTFPEVRNSTQIKLAQLGNEAGVIGAASLALQFMEKE from the coding sequence ATGGATAAGAAATTGATTGGGATTGATTTAGGCGGAACAACGATTAAGTTTGCAATTTTAACAAAAAATGGAGATGTTCAGCAAAAATGGAGCATTGAAACCAATGTTTCAGACGAAGGTCGTTATATTGTGCCGGACATCATTGAGTCAATCAATCATCGTCTTTCTCTTTATGAGATGAAACATGAAGATTTTATCGGAATCGGCATGGGAACACCAGGCAGCGTAGATATTGAAAAAGGCACAGTGGTTGGTGCCTATAATCTTAACTGGACGAAAAAACAAAAGGTAAAAGCTCAAATTGAAGAGGCAACAGGCATTCCGTTTGTTTTGGATAATGATGCCAATGTAGCAGCTTTAGGTGAACGCTGGAAAGGTGCGGGTGAAAATAATCCTGACGTTGTGTTTATCACACTTGGTACAGGCGTTGGCGGTGGTATTATCGCAGAAGGAAACTTATTGCATGGCGTAAATGGCTGTGCAGGCGAGATTGGGCATGTCACAGTAGATCCTGGGGGTTTTGAATGTACGTGTGGCAAACGCGGCTGTCTGGAAACTATTTCAAGCGCAACAGGTGTTGTTCGAGTGGCTCGTCATATGTCAGAAGAATATGCAGGTGATTCTAAATTGAAACAAGCGATCGATGACGGTCAGGATGTTTCGAGTAAAGATATCTTTGAATCTGCTCAAGCAGATGATCCATTTGCTTTGATGGTTGTTGAGCGCGTATGCTATTTTTTAGGATTAGCAGTTGGAAATATTGGTAATACACTGAATCCGTCAAGCATCGTAATAGGTGGTGGCGTATCGGCGGCAGGCGAATTTTTGCGTAGCCGTGTTCAAAAATATTTTGAAGAATTTACTTTCCCAGAAGTTCGTAACAGCACACAGATCAAACTGGCTCAACTAGGAAACGAAGCTGGTGTGATCGGTGCTGCATCACTAGCATTACAATTTATGGAGAAAGAGTAA
- a CDS encoding rhomboid family intramembrane serine protease, whose amino-acid sequence MNYQTQMKVKRLLKQPLITYILLGITTIVFLGMELSGGSENSMNLIRWGAMSRGEILNLQEYWRFFTPMFLHIGWLHFVVNMVTLYYVGTQVESIYGHWRYLVIYLLSGIAGNIVSFTFGSPLSISAGASTSLFGLFGAFVILGRHFRNNPAISFMVQRYATFIGINLIFNLFSSSVDIMGHIGGLIGGLLVASALAVPDRAEEFNIHERIISGIIFVFILAVCLALGFKKFGLLV is encoded by the coding sequence ATGAATTATCAAACACAAATGAAAGTAAAACGCCTATTGAAACAACCATTGATTACCTATATTTTATTAGGGATTACGACAATTGTTTTTTTAGGAATGGAACTATCAGGTGGTTCAGAGAATAGTATGAACTTAATTCGTTGGGGCGCAATGTCTCGCGGAGAAATCCTTAATCTACAGGAGTATTGGCGTTTCTTTACACCAATGTTTTTACATATTGGCTGGTTGCATTTTGTTGTAAACATGGTAACACTTTATTATGTGGGGACACAAGTTGAGAGTATTTATGGTCATTGGCGTTATCTTGTTATTTATTTGTTGAGCGGAATTGCTGGTAATATTGTTAGCTTTACTTTTGGCTCACCTCTTAGTATTTCGGCAGGAGCAAGCACCTCCTTATTCGGGTTGTTTGGAGCGTTTGTGATTTTAGGACGTCATTTTAGAAATAATCCAGCAATCTCCTTTATGGTTCAACGCTATGCAACATTTATTGGAATCAACTTAATTTTTAACTTGTTCAGCAGTTCAGTAGATATTATGGGACATATCGGTGGTTTGATCGGTGGACTTTTAGTGGCTTCGGCATTGGCTGTACCAGATCGAGCAGAAGAGTTCAATATTCACGAACGAATCATCTCAGGGATTATTTTTGTATTTATATTAGCAGTTTGTTTGGCCTTGGGTTTTAAAAAATTCGGTTTACTTGTATAA
- a CDS encoding alpha/beta fold hydrolase, with product MNHQTFLSADQETESHFICWSTKKTPIAVVQIIHGMAEYIERYDNFARYLNQLGYIVVGHDHLGHGESVAKDNPRHGYFGKGDSVSFVLEDIHFVKEWITENYPQLPHFMLGHSMGSFALRNYLQLYKPEINGAIFMGTGKKASMLPLALSVTQGLNKTAPEKVNKWIDKLAFGSFSKQFPEPSPFNWLSKDQKNVREYEEHPLTGFTFTNNGFYTLFRLVDGANRKGWACNIENTLPILVISGEQDPVGDFGKGPRQVAKELDKAEVQDVSLVLFSELRHEILLEEEKLSVYKAISSWLEKCLAISSKE from the coding sequence ATGAACCACCAGACTTTTTTATCAGCAGATCAAGAGACGGAGAGCCATTTTATTTGCTGGTCAACAAAAAAAACGCCAATCGCTGTCGTTCAAATTATTCATGGAATGGCTGAATATATTGAACGATATGATAATTTTGCGCGCTATTTAAATCAATTAGGATATATTGTAGTCGGACACGATCATCTAGGACATGGAGAGTCAGTCGCAAAAGACAACCCGAGACATGGATATTTCGGTAAAGGTGATTCAGTCAGCTTTGTGTTAGAAGATATTCATTTTGTAAAAGAATGGATTACAGAGAATTATCCGCAACTTCCTCATTTTATGTTAGGTCATAGCATGGGTTCGTTTGCGTTGAGAAATTATTTACAACTTTACAAACCGGAGATAAACGGAGCGATTTTTATGGGGACAGGTAAAAAGGCTTCGATGCTTCCGCTGGCGCTTTCTGTAACTCAAGGATTGAACAAAACAGCCCCTGAAAAAGTAAATAAATGGATAGACAAGTTAGCTTTCGGCTCTTTCAGTAAACAATTTCCAGAACCTAGTCCGTTTAACTGGTTAAGTAAAGATCAAAAAAATGTTAGAGAGTATGAAGAACATCCGCTTACTGGTTTTACATTTACGAATAATGGTTTTTATACATTATTCCGATTAGTTGATGGAGCAAATCGCAAGGGATGGGCTTGTAATATAGAGAATACATTACCGATATTAGTTATTAGTGGAGAACAAGATCCAGTTGGAGATTTTGGTAAAGGTCCTAGACAAGTAGCCAAAGAGTTAGATAAGGCAGAAGTACAGGATGTTTCTTTAGTTTTGTTTTCTGAATTACGTCATGAAATTTTGTTAGAAGAGGAAAAGCTTTCGGTTTATAAAGCAATTAGTAGCTGGTTAGAAAAATGTTTGGCTATCTCCTCTAAAGAATAG
- a CDS encoding DUF2247 family protein has protein sequence MNLTSFKEKKVNYNWKTIYVGVIQKFFEPKVISDYAIELMELGSDDDFISELAWGVEADDLQQILFELKSRYFPNLEEDSNDYKLEEEKLRFIYLSKLNDTISDKDDLLNGIAEFYSDNGYPEDMAGFINYMPQEIPTTKKGLIERFHDFLDSENDKIKEK, from the coding sequence ATGAATTTAACAAGTTTTAAAGAAAAAAAAGTGAATTATAATTGGAAAACTATCTATGTTGGAGTCATTCAAAAATTTTTTGAGCCAAAAGTAATTTCTGATTATGCAATAGAACTAATGGAGCTTGGAAGTGATGATGATTTTATTAGTGAATTGGCTTGGGGAGTAGAAGCTGATGATTTACAACAAATATTATTTGAATTAAAAAGTAGATACTTTCCTAATTTAGAAGAAGACAGTAATGATTATAAATTAGAAGAAGAAAAACTTAGATTTATTTATCTATCTAAATTAAATGATACTATCAGTGATAAAGATGATTTGTTAAATGGAATTGCAGAGTTCTATAGTGATAATGGTTATCCAGAAGATATGGCTGGATTTATAAATTATATGCCTCAAGAAATTCCTACTACAAAAAAAGGATTGATAGAAAGATTTCATGACTTCTTAGATTCAGAAAATGATAAAATTAAAGAAAAATAA